Within the Prevotella scopos JCM 17725 genome, the region ATGCAATGAAAAGAAAGAATACTTTACTGATCCTCCTTATGCTGTTCTTTAGCATCACAGCTATGGCACAGCAGAAGCCTATTCATGCTTCTATTCAGCAGAAGCAAGTTTCACCAACAGAGGTAGAGGTCGTCTTTACAGCGAAGATTGACCAGGGATGGCATATCTATTCCACTAATCTCCCTGCTGATGGTCCTACCTCAGCATCTTTGCATATTGATAAGGCAGAGGGTGTTACTCCAGTTGGAAAACTAACAGCGCGTGGCAAGGAGTTGAATGTCTATGACAAGACCTTTGAGATGAAGTTACGTTATTTTGAAAATAATGTAAGCTTCGTTCAGCGTTATAAAATTACGGCTAAGACCTATATTATAAAAGGTTACTTAGAATATGGTGCTTGTAACGATGAGATGTGTTTGCCACCAATGCAGGAAGAATTTAACTTCAAGGGCAATGGACCTGCTTCTGCCCCTGCGGCAACACCCTCAACAGTCAACTCTGAGGCTGAGAAAACACCGACAGCTGCTACTGATGTAGCAGCTGATGGTTTATCTGCACTTACAGCGACAACTGCAGATACTGCAAAAAAGTCGGATGTGTTGCCAGTAGATACTGCAGGGGCTACAAAGCAAGAGAATGCACAAGTAAATGCTGATGTTAACTTGTGGCAACCTGTTATTAAGGAGTTATCAGCTTTTAATAGTTCAAAAGATAGCACGAACAGTTCTCTTTTGGCTATCTTCCTTATGGGTATTCTAGGTGGGTTCATCGCTTTACTTACCCCATGTGTATGGCCTATCATTCCAATGACGGTTAGTTTCTTCCTCAAAAGGGCAAAGGATGACCGTAAGAAGGGTATTCGTGATGCAGTGACCTACGGCTTGTCAATCATCGTCATTTATATGGCTTTGGCAACGCTTGTTACTTGGGCTTTCGGTCCACAGAAGTTGAATGAGTTGGCAACAAATGCACCGTTCAATGTCTTCTTCTTTCTTCTGTTAGTGGTGTTTGCCTTTAGTTTCTTTGGTTGGTTTGAACTTCGATTGCCTTCTTCATGGGGTAATGCAGTTGACAATAAGGCTTCAGCGACAACTGGTTTGCTTTCTATCTTCCTGATGGCATTCACCTTGTCATTGGTAAGTTTCTCATGTACTGCTCCTGTCGTTGGTCTTCTTCTTGTTCAAGCAGCAACAAGTGGTGACTGGGTAGCCCCTGCAGTGGGTATGTTTGGTTTTGCTTTGGCTCTTGCCTTGCCATTTACCTTCTTCGCCCTCTTCCCAACTTTGCTTAAGAAAGCTCCAAAGTCTGGTTCATGGATGAACATGATTAAGGTCGTGTTGGGTTTCATCGAGTTGGCATTCTCACTTAAGTTCTTGTCAGTAGCCGACCTCGCATACGGCTGGCACATTCTTGATCGTGAGACATTCCTTTCTATTTGGATAGCTCTCTTCGGTCTCTTGGGTCTTTATCTTATTGGTAAACTTAAGTTTCCACATGATGATTCAGAACAGAAGGCTATGCCTGTACCTGCTATCATGCTCGGTCTTTGTTCATTGGCTTTCTCTATTTATATGCTTCCAGGTTTGTGGGGTGCACCTGTTAAAGCGGTAAGTGCTTTTGCACCACCTGTTAATACACAGGATTTCAACCTTGCTCCACAGACGGTACATGCAGCTTATACGGATTATGATGAGGGTATGCGTGCAGCTGCAGCAGCTGGTAAGCCAGTCTTGGTTGACTTCACAGGCTTCGGATGTGTGAACTGTCGTAAGATGGAGGCTTCTGTATGGACTGATTCACGTGTAGCAGATAAGTTGAATAAGGACTATGTTCTCATCTCACTTTATGTAGATGATAAGACTCCTTTAAAGCAGCCTATTGAGGTGAAACTCCCAGACGGAACTTCACGTACACTGCGTACCATCGGTGATAAGTGGAGCTATTTGGAGCAGACTAAGTTCGGTTATTTGGCTCAGCCATTCTATGTGCCACTCGATAATGCGGGTAAACCTTTGAATGGTAGCTTCAGTTATAAAGAAGATGTTCCTGCTTATCTTGAGTTCCTTGAAAAAGGATTGGATAATTATCATGCACAACAGCAGTAAAATAATAATTAGATAATGTCGCTCTTGGCTGTCTTTAGATAGTTAAAAGTAGAATAGTTATATATCCAATAAAGGGATTGTATCAAAGAAACTGTTAATGGTTTCAATTTGATGCAATCCCTTTTATTAATACCCTTCTGAAGACATG harbors:
- a CDS encoding protein-disulfide reductase DsbD family protein, producing the protein MKRKNTLLILLMLFFSITAMAQQKPIHASIQQKQVSPTEVEVVFTAKIDQGWHIYSTNLPADGPTSASLHIDKAEGVTPVGKLTARGKELNVYDKTFEMKLRYFENNVSFVQRYKITAKTYIIKGYLEYGACNDEMCLPPMQEEFNFKGNGPASAPAATPSTVNSEAEKTPTAATDVAADGLSALTATTADTAKKSDVLPVDTAGATKQENAQVNADVNLWQPVIKELSAFNSSKDSTNSSLLAIFLMGILGGFIALLTPCVWPIIPMTVSFFLKRAKDDRKKGIRDAVTYGLSIIVIYMALATLVTWAFGPQKLNELATNAPFNVFFFLLLVVFAFSFFGWFELRLPSSWGNAVDNKASATTGLLSIFLMAFTLSLVSFSCTAPVVGLLLVQAATSGDWVAPAVGMFGFALALALPFTFFALFPTLLKKAPKSGSWMNMIKVVLGFIELAFSLKFLSVADLAYGWHILDRETFLSIWIALFGLLGLYLIGKLKFPHDDSEQKAMPVPAIMLGLCSLAFSIYMLPGLWGAPVKAVSAFAPPVNTQDFNLAPQTVHAAYTDYDEGMRAAAAAGKPVLVDFTGFGCVNCRKMEASVWTDSRVADKLNKDYVLISLYVDDKTPLKQPIEVKLPDGTSRTLRTIGDKWSYLEQTKFGYLAQPFYVPLDNAGKPLNGSFSYKEDVPAYLEFLEKGLDNYHAQQQ